The window TCTCAGAATGAGGGAGGAAGCACCACACTGCTcaatgaaatataaaacatttgtcAGAAAGGAAGGGAAAACCTAGCTATTTGACATGCTGTATTAGAAACCACTGGAGCCCTCCAATTTAATTAGCTCAGAGAAGTGAGCTGGCACTCAGAGAGCAACGATATCAGAAATGTACAATTTTGGAAGACACTGGCCATGAAAGTGTTTCTCAGAGAAAAGGTTGGCATGCTCTTCTTGTAAAGTGTCCATCAGGCCTCATTATAGTGGGGCTGATCTGACAGAGCAGGGGGATCACCTGAACATTCAGGATGTCACTTTAGTCCTTACCAATAGTCCTCAAAGTGAACTTCATCATGAAAGCACTTCATAACCTAtagttaattattaaaaaaatattatccCTTAGCTGAACGTCTTTGGGAAGAAAAGTTGTAACTATAGCTGCAAAGATGAGTTAGTTAATTGATAGAAAATAAGTcgcaaactattttgataatcgagtAATCCTTTCAGTCTTTTTTCCAGCAAATATATCCAACATTTGCTGGTGCCAGTTTAATCGATAATAAAAATTAACATGAGTCACAGCCTTATTCATCAGGTATCACATTCACAGTGTCAAATGACGTCATTTTCTACTAAAGCCCCAGGCTGTAATAACCAGTGAACAAGGGGAGCCAGCACATACATACACCATATCAGACTATAAACacatcaataatcaatcaataataattaaaaaaaaaatctacttaatTAGATAAACAATGAATATCAAAATATGTGGGGTGCCGATGAAAATAGTAGAAATAGCTAAATAAGCCTCTAAGATTAGATGGGCAATgcaaaatttgacatttttggcatGTAGATCAGAGTAATCATTTTTAACTGGGAGTATCTTGAACTTTCGATGAATATAGGtgcacatattttttatataactaGCTAATTTCTACATGTTTTGTCATGAAATGTTTTATCCATTACCATGTTAAGATAAAAGACTACCATCATAACAACAACTTGAAAAacaatactgtatatgtaattGAAAAGCAAGCTTGCTGGGAGAGGTTGGACTGTTTCACTTCCCTTTCAAAGAAGATGCCAAAATTAATGTGGCAGAGACACGCCACCAAGACTTCAAAGCGCCACTGGCCTTTGAATAACCTTTTTGTAAtgcatgcaaaaacacacacgagTGTACATGTGCTGCTGgtctgcatgcacacacacacatacctacaGTGAGCCTTCATAGTCGGCAAGCCTCAACTCAAACATCCTGGTGTCAAACACTATTTGTTAGACAGCGGTACAGAGAACCAGCCACCATGAGAGAATTTCCAGGTCATGTAAGATTGTCGCACTCTGCTGAAGAGAGACAGTCAAAAACTGCATGTTCTCAAGTGTTTGAGCAAACTGTCTTGAGAGCAGCCTCAAAACTGCCTTTTTTCTGGCCTTTCAAAAGATTTAGGTTGAAAACGCTGGCACCTCTTCAGGGAAAATTACTTGAAAGGAtatgaaaaacatgaatgtatcacataaaaaatgtatgtacctggtttctttttcatttcttttgttttcccgaATGATGTCGTACATCGGGTCTTCATGAGCCTAAAAGAATAAAGCACagtctgtcattatctactataaAGAAAAATCATCCCTACTTACAGTGAGAGTTGATGCTATCCCCACTCAACACATTCCAACCATTGTACTGACTCTAGCGTTATGTCAGCATCTTTTAAAAACCTCCCTGTGACAATACAACGGTAGGAAAATATGATTCAGTTGCATTTATGGTAATCATTGCAGGGGCTGCGTGTCCCCGTAGTAGGTATTGTTCCATTACAGGCACAGTGGAACAGGCTGCGTGAATGAGTCTGCTGCCCACATGTTCCTCAGTGTAAACTAAATGTGTCCCGACTCTGTTGTTAACCTCAGCAGAAGGTCCCAGACGCAAActtgtctctgtcacagccgCTTGACCTCACCACAACCCAACCCTACATTCTTTAACTGTAGACTATTACTTGATATCTTCTCTAAATAACTCTGGGTGGGCTCGGTTTTTTCTGGGCGGTGAAGAAACTCACCACTCTGAACTGCTCCAGTTTCTGGTTGCCTTTGATGAAGAACGGACACTCCTTGTCTCCTGTCCTGTGGCCATAGCGTTTGCATCTCCAACCTGCAGCAAAGGAGAACAAACGTAAACCTGGGTACTTTTGGAAAAGGAGCTGACGTGAGGGGAGCATCACTGCAGATTTGCCACAAAAAATAGATCAGATGTGGGCCTAAAAGTTAGATTCTTGACCTTGAGAACAGTAGTTTGACAAATAATCTTAACTCAAGGTCACCTTACGGGCTCTTTCTCAAGATTTCAACAACTTTTCATGACCTTTATCTTGCAAACAGAGGATGTTCAGTTGTCACGGAGTAAGTGGTAGGGATGGAAAACAAGAGCCTGTTCCAATCAGAAGCCTACAAACGTATCTATTCCTTTTATCAACGCTGGCATGTTTTTCTAACAgtcaaaaatttaaaaaactaaagataTCAAACTTGTGCGTCTATGTTGCTGGGAACTTGCAACAAGGAAACATGGCACATGTCACATGCATCACATGCATGCCTTTAAACCTTAACTGTGTTCACTCAGAGAAATTAAACAGTTGAATTGGACTAATAAGCAGAATCAATGGCATTGATATCTATAAAAATATTTCCTATTCCTAAATAAAAGGAGCAGTCATATATAACCATACACTCAAATAAAGTCTTATAAGTTCTACACTTGTTGCAAACCAATCCAACTCAATGATTATTTTGTTAGGGTTTTATTCACTGTacttgttttcttcacaggaGCACACATGCCCccacaaaaacattcatttaggataaagaaaaaatgttttcttttgttgtgtcattttaaaaaagccaacagTACAAACTTTGGAGACACACGCCCTGCTCATGCGGAGATGTGTAGCAAAATATGTCCCCCATAATAATAAAAGACAGACCTCCTCAAACAACTCATAAATTATCATTTGTGCTGCACTGAAAGGAATCGAAGAAGTTGTGTCAAAACTTCACACTGTTTTAATTCTCTGCAGTTGAAGTGTTGCTACCATGAACAACTTGAGTCTTTGTGAAGTGAGACATGAATTCTCTGTTTGTCCTCCAAAAGAACTAGTGCGCACAAGTGTTTGCTTTTTCATGTCCATATCATTCACTGTgacgtctctctctgtcccttcaAACAGGATGACATAttgaaacattttctcaaagGATTGAGCACAGCGAGTCACTCTCAGTTTCTGCTGAACAAATGCAAACTCGTGGACagggtctgtgtttgtgtgtgtgtgtgcgctgacTCCCTGGCTgttcaagcagaaaaaaaaaggagtgggACGAAGGAAAGAATGGACACTGAATATAATAACAGTCTTTGTCTGACCAAAAAGAGAGAAGGTGGTCTCTATAACACCATTATTAATCTCTCGCCCTTCATGTTCGTCAGAGAAACAATAGATGTGGTGTTAATTGTGAAGTTCTTGTGGTTACATCTATCACCCGAGAACACCGCTGTCCACACATGGTGGAGGTTTACTCCCACCTACAGTTCTTGAACTATAAGTGCTGCTGTTACTTTTATAACTGATAATAAACTTTAACACCTTTTAAGAGCCTTTTTATCTCATAGTTTCTCAAGTGAAATATCCAAATTGCAGGAGCTgcatttttttgataaaggtaaaatgtgtcacaacatacCATTTATATTTTGGGGGGGGGgctttttcatggctttattgataggaccTGTCACAagaatgacaggaaacaggatgagagggGATAACATGAAGCGAGGGCCAATGTTTGGATTCAATCCCTAGGCCGCCGCAGCTAGGagacagcctctgtacatgaggtacacgctctaccaactgagctacccGGGCACCCACAACATGCCATtataaatgaagcattgtggtgcTACAGAGGTACCCTGGCCTACAAATTGTACTCTCCAGATGTAAGGGAGCATGCCTGTTTGGCACAGACCCCAGAAAAATtcacatcatcatcttttttatactttcttctgtgaaaatgtaatgtaatgtaaaaatgaccATTCCCCCTAAAATCGTGACTCGTACTGCAAATGCAACATTTGTACCAAAATAATCACCCGTATCCatttgctggttggttggtttgtcagcaggattatccaaaaactacttaacagatttccacaaaacttggatggatgatgagtctcggcccagaatagaaaCGATTAACTTGAGGTTTAGATCCGGAtaaaagggacagatccaggaatgtttttctATAATGCTGAGAGACAGGGCATTTTCTtgacatttacatacatttttcagtGAATAATGCACGAATCATGATGGAAAAAagtcaggcatatttaggtgttTGATATCTATGAGTGATTACGTATTCatggattaggcttgattgaaatAAAGGGGATTGTTTGGCCTTGGCGAAGGTATGTGCTCCACTACGTGCCATTCAAGTTTGCATATTGTTCAGCCTCAATCTACTCCTCATTCTTGTAGGTGTGTGAAGTGTCCTGGTGGTTTGGGGAATATCCAGTGATGGACTAAATCTTTGCAGAAACAACAGTTAGCTGATATTGCTGCTGAATTAGAAGAACTGTACTCACATTGCATCACCTTCACCTCCTTCCCCAGAGGCATCCACAGCCCCTTGGTGGGGGCGTTTGCCAGGAAGGTCCTGGCCTCTTCATTTCCTGGTTCAGCAGGAATACAGTCCTCTGGTTTGTCCTCATGTTCCTGCAACAACAGCTGTCAGCTCGGAACATTTCCTGGAGCAAACAACAACTTTCCAAAAACAAGCTCTTTGGCACtcagtaaacacattttagtgaGTAACTTCACCTTTATGAATCCTGGTGGAGGTTTCTCATAGCTGCACGAAAGACAGATAATACTGGCGTTTATTATTACATAATTACAGACTCTTTCAAACTTAGCTGCTATTCACAAAACTGGCTAATTAACTGCTAAGAAGAGGGTGTAATACTTTCAGTTGCTAGAGAAAACAcgtatattatatttataattcatGCACAAGTTTGCAAGCTGAAATAGAGAAGTTGTAACTAATAACACTCACAACGTCTCGACGTGTTTCAGTGTTTGGACTTGCTGGCTGAGTTTTTTCGCATGTGTTTTGAGTTTCTCCATATCCTGTCTGGAGGTCTTGTGTCTCTTGTGCTCTcgtctctcctccttctctctcgtTCGCTTTCTGTCCGACATGTCGACGAACTGTGCCCCCGAATACAAGTCATTAACTCATAAATAAGGCTGAATTAAAGGATACTGTGTGTACTGACAGTGAGAAGCGACGGGCAATGAGCTAACCAGCAGCTAACTAGCAAAcacttctctctgctgctgcgcTCTACTTCCTGTGCGGAGTGATTGGTTAAAGTCCGGCGCCACCTGCAGGACATGCGCAGTAACGCAGGAAGTGCTGCGGGATTTAGTGCAGACAAACCTCTGAATACCCCACAGCAGTGCAAGCACACAATCATTTTCTCCAACAGTAATCATTTCATTACTGTAAGCACTAAACTGCACATTTATGTACAACTTTTTTTGCTTATACATTATAACAAACTAACTTTCAATCATGCTTTGTCACTGCACAGCACCAAGGTTTTCTTCTTAAACTTAACACAGTTTGGACTACTTAGTTGCACAGTTGGCAAAAAAGTGTTTAGAGTTATTTAAAAATCGTCTAATACTGTGTTGAGGAAGCTACTTTGAAAGCATATAATTCTGAGCATGTGTAAATAAATAGCAATAATCAATATACTTATGACTCATTTACATCCAATATATTCAagcttttctttcctttcatgtcaaaaatgtttcagtaatacatttcacaaaaaatgacaaaaaagtaaTGTAACTACTTAAATCactatacatatatttatatagttgAACTACCAGACAGCTACTGCAAAATGTAGGTAAACTACTGGTTTAGTTACATGTGTTTCATTACTCCCTTGCAGTCATTTCTAAACACTCATCTCTGATGTTCTCACAGAGTAAGAATAAACAGCACAGCTTCACAGACTGGAAGGTTTTATTTCAGAGAATCACGGTGTAGGTGGAATATAAATGTGAGGTATTTCAGGATCTAAACACATATTGTATATTGAACAGCTAATGAAAAACAGGCAGTACAAAATGCAGCAGATATATTCAAATTCTTGCTCTCAACAGTAACcttataaaagaaaatattaaagaaaatgtaaagtcGTGACAATATTGATTGTCAGTAAGGTTTTAGGCGGATGTGCCTaatcagtgtaaacagcaaCTCATGAGTCCCATTTTAGAtgataattataaataaattaaatggtgACTGCACAGTTCCAAAATCATTTGTATGTGAGTACAAAAATGCAACAGTGGCAACAAcatttatacatacagtatgtcaatCTGTCATGTTTAGCCAAAGCCTTAAATgaattcacacagacacagtctcCCCACTGAAGAGGACAGAAAATAAGGAAATACAAAAGTTTTGACATTAAGTAGTATAAATATGAAATAGTTTTAGATATATTTAGCATATAAATGTATACTTGTAACtttagaggggaaaaaaatccaaaatggaaACAGATATTGGCATGTAAACCAGCTCGTCCTGCCTCAAACTCCACCACAGAACCTGCGATCCTTCAGCCATTTGATGAATACTGAACAATTCCTCAATAATTCCAATTTAAATAGCCTCCCCAGGCAAGGAGATAACAAGAGGCGTGTGCTAAATTAGGCAAAGGAAGCATTCTCCTCTGTCTGGCTCAGCAGAAGATGCACTAACCCtgattaaaagaagaaatagcCAGCCTGGTGCTCCCAGTTGTTGCATTCAGGATACCAGGAGCGCCATTCCAAACAGCCCAGCAACAGCTGTGTTGGTGGGCAAACTGTAACCTTTCCCACACCGGCTCGGAAACCAAAGTTACTTTCTCAAGTTCCCCTTTAGCCTTTGGTGTACACAGGTTACAACATGGGTCTAAccccttgttttttttaagagtaTACAGAAAGACAAGTCGGGAGATACTCAAAGTGAGGAGAGAAAATCTTTCAAGCCCCCCTTCTTGCTGCCCTGGGTGTCCTCTCGCATGAGTATCTTGCTGAGGCGCTGGACAACCCAATTTTTAGGTTTAGAGGAAGACttggatgatgaagatgagccCGACCCTgaggtggtggaagaggtggaccccc is drawn from Pagrus major chromosome 3, Pma_NU_1.0 and contains these coding sequences:
- the rp9 gene encoding retinitis pigmentosa 9 protein — its product is MSDRKRTREKEERREHKRHKTSRQDMEKLKTHAKKLSQQVQTLKHVETFYEKPPPGFIKEHEDKPEDCIPAEPGNEEARTFLANAPTKGLWMPLGKEVKVMQCWRCKRYGHRTGDKECPFFIKGNQKLEQFRVAHEDPMYDIIRENKRNEKETRIQQLQQLLQDATSSDSDSSSSSSSSSSDHHRSKKRKKRKDKKKKDKKKRKSKRKHKSSKTSDCSDSD